Proteins encoded within one genomic window of Streptomyces kaniharaensis:
- a CDS encoding VOC family protein codes for MKQTSVTTNGPCWVELGTSDPAAAKSFYGELFGWRAETDPRPEAGGYTQMLLGDAPAAAVTPLYTPQQPTAWTVSFAVPDADVTVAMVQDAGGSVLMEPAEVFDLGRYAVVADPSGAVFSLWQARAFQGVGVLNEPGALGWVELLTRDAPGAAAFYPTVFGWSVSSSEQYTQWGLHGEDFGGMLVMDDRFPPQVPPHWLPYFSVADVDITVARATKLGADVLLPPTDVPGGPRIAVLRDPQGAAFGVYLAGAEG; via the coding sequence ATGAAGCAGACTTCCGTGACCACCAACGGCCCCTGCTGGGTCGAGCTGGGCACCTCCGACCCCGCCGCCGCCAAGTCCTTCTACGGCGAGCTGTTCGGCTGGCGGGCCGAGACCGACCCGCGCCCCGAGGCCGGCGGCTACACCCAGATGCTCCTCGGCGACGCCCCCGCCGCCGCCGTCACCCCGCTCTACACCCCGCAGCAGCCGACCGCCTGGACGGTGTCCTTCGCCGTCCCCGACGCCGACGTCACCGTGGCGATGGTCCAGGACGCGGGCGGCAGCGTCCTGATGGAGCCCGCCGAGGTGTTCGACCTCGGTCGGTACGCGGTGGTCGCCGACCCGTCCGGCGCCGTCTTCTCACTCTGGCAGGCCCGCGCCTTCCAGGGCGTCGGCGTGCTCAACGAGCCCGGCGCGCTCGGCTGGGTCGAGCTGCTCACCCGCGACGCGCCCGGCGCGGCCGCCTTCTACCCGACGGTGTTCGGCTGGTCCGTCAGCTCCTCCGAGCAGTACACCCAGTGGGGCCTGCACGGCGAGGACTTCGGCGGCATGCTGGTGATGGACGACCGCTTCCCGCCGCAGGTCCCGCCGCACTGGCTGCCGTACTTCTCGGTCGCCGACGTCGACATCACCGTCGCCCGGGCCACCAAACTGGGCGCCGACGTGCTGCTGCCACCCACGGACGTGCCGGGCGGCCCGCGCATCGCCGTCCTGCGCGACCCCCAGGGCGCCGCGTTCGGCGTCTACCTGGCCGGCGCCGAGGGCTGA